The following coding sequences lie in one Candidatus Eremiobacterota bacterium genomic window:
- the xth gene encoding exodeoxyribonuclease III: MRVITFNANGIRSAARRGFFDWAQAQGADVVCLQETRAQEQQLLPEAFGIGGFTALFADSQRRGYSGVALYSRREPLAITRSLGWEDLDSEGRFIQAEFENFSVASLYVPSGISGPARQAFKMSFLERLLVVLARLRHSGRPHIVCGDYNVAHKPIDTYSPARNAHVSGFLPQERAWMDALVEQVGWVDAFRTVNRRPKEYTWWSNWPGAWQRNLGWRIDYQMITPDLAGCVRSASIHRESRFSDHAPLTIDYEL, encoded by the coding sequence GTGCGAGTCATCACCTTCAACGCCAACGGCATCCGGTCGGCTGCGCGACGCGGTTTCTTCGACTGGGCGCAGGCGCAGGGCGCGGATGTGGTCTGCCTGCAAGAAACGCGCGCACAGGAGCAGCAGCTTCTCCCAGAAGCCTTCGGAATCGGCGGGTTCACCGCGCTCTTCGCCGATTCGCAGCGACGCGGATATAGCGGCGTTGCGCTCTATTCGCGTCGGGAGCCTCTCGCGATCACGCGCAGCCTAGGATGGGAAGATCTCGACTCGGAGGGGCGTTTCATCCAAGCGGAGTTCGAAAATTTCAGCGTCGCGTCACTCTATGTGCCGTCGGGCATCAGCGGTCCGGCGCGGCAGGCCTTCAAGATGAGTTTTCTCGAGCGGCTCCTCGTCGTTCTCGCGCGGCTTCGTCATTCGGGGCGTCCACATATCGTCTGCGGCGACTATAACGTGGCCCACAAGCCCATTGACACCTATAGCCCCGCGCGCAACGCTCACGTCAGCGGCTTCTTACCACAGGAAAGGGCGTGGATGGACGCGCTCGTCGAGCAGGTGGGCTGGGTAGATGCGTTTCGCACGGTCAATCGGCGGCCGAAGGAGTACACATGGTGGTCGAATTGGCCGGGCGCCTGGCAACGCAATCTCGGCTGGCGCATCGATTACCAAATGATCACGCCGGATTTAGCGGGCTGCGTGCGCAGCGCCTCGATCCATAGAGAGAGCCGCTTTAGCGATCACGCTCCGCTCACGATCGACTACGAACTGTGA
- a CDS encoding cystathionine beta-lyase yields the protein MSKTWRTRLIHSEASVPDGYRSLVTPVYRGSTTIFPSAAEVSDSWDQERVGYTYGLYGTPTALELAARICELESGRHTILAPGGQSAISLIDFALLEAGDHMLMPRSVYGPNLLLAKTLLARLGIRTTFYDPLIGEGIADLIEDRTRLVWTESPGSVTMEVQDVPAIARAAHARDAIVVLDNTWSAGVFFDAFSHGVDVTMQAITKYIGGHSDLLLGSVTVRDEALHQRLGAARQVIGCAVSPDDCSLALRGLQTLAVRLNAVGESALEIAQWLSKRAEVELVLHPALPSCPGHDLWRRDFTGSSGVFSIVFAPGPTREQIFAFVDALELFEVGYSWAGTQSLAVAYTISPRHGRPAYDHRLVRLSIGLESPSDLIADIERALAALR from the coding sequence ATGAGTAAGACGTGGCGAACTCGCCTGATCCACTCCGAAGCGAGCGTCCCTGACGGATATCGCTCGCTGGTGACGCCAGTCTACCGCGGCTCGACGACGATTTTTCCCTCGGCGGCGGAAGTAAGCGACTCGTGGGACCAAGAGCGTGTGGGCTACACGTACGGATTGTATGGCACGCCCACCGCGCTCGAGCTTGCGGCCCGGATTTGCGAACTCGAATCCGGACGACACACGATTCTGGCGCCCGGCGGTCAATCGGCGATCTCGCTGATCGATTTTGCGCTGCTCGAAGCCGGCGATCACATGCTGATGCCGCGCAGCGTCTATGGGCCAAATCTGCTACTCGCAAAAACCTTGCTCGCGCGCTTGGGCATTCGCACCACTTTTTACGACCCGCTCATCGGCGAGGGCATTGCCGACCTCATCGAAGATCGGACGCGTCTTGTTTGGACCGAAAGCCCAGGTTCGGTCACCATGGAGGTTCAGGACGTGCCCGCGATCGCGCGTGCCGCGCATGCGCGCGATGCGATCGTCGTACTCGACAACACCTGGTCAGCGGGCGTTTTTTTCGACGCCTTTTCACACGGGGTCGACGTTACGATGCAGGCCATCACCAAATATATCGGCGGCCACAGCGATCTCTTGCTCGGATCGGTGACGGTCCGGGACGAGGCGCTCCATCAACGGCTCGGTGCGGCGCGCCAGGTCATCGGCTGTGCGGTTTCTCCCGACGATTGCAGCCTCGCCTTGCGCGGCCTGCAAACCCTCGCCGTTCGCCTGAACGCGGTCGGGGAGTCGGCGTTAGAAATTGCGCAATGGTTGTCGAAGCGCGCCGAAGTCGAGCTCGTGCTGCATCCAGCGCTGCCGTCGTGCCCAGGCCATGATCTCTGGAGACGAGACTTTACCGGCTCGTCGGGCGTCTTTTCGATCGTTTTCGCGCCGGGACCGACGCGCGAGCAGATATTCGCCTTTGTGGATGCGCTCGAGTTGTTCGAAGTGGGTTACAGTTGGGCGGGTACCCAAAGCCTCGCCGTCGCCTACACGATCTCGCCTCGCCACGGCAGACCCGCATACGACCATCGCTTGGTGCGGTTAAGCATCGGCTTGGAATCGCCGAGCGATTTGATCGCCGACATCGAACGAGCCCTCGCGGCGCTTCGCTGA
- a CDS encoding RNA polymerase sigma factor: MSSSDTQHAFVERLDRHRGILLKVARAYCRNSSDREDLVQEIIGELWRSYERFAERSSFSTWMYRIALNVAISFCRRDVRAHRRAAPVDGSILERTCVFEDPRADDRVDRLHELIDNLDSLNRALMLLYLDDYPYAEIAAILGISETNVATKIARIKTSFKRTLVANGE, translated from the coding sequence ATGAGCAGCAGCGATACGCAGCACGCCTTTGTCGAACGGCTGGACCGGCACCGAGGCATCCTCCTCAAGGTTGCCAGGGCGTACTGTCGCAATTCGTCGGACCGCGAGGATCTCGTCCAGGAAATTATCGGAGAGCTTTGGCGCTCGTACGAGCGTTTTGCCGAGCGCTCGAGCTTTTCCACGTGGATGTACCGGATTGCGCTCAACGTCGCCATCTCGTTCTGCCGGCGCGACGTGCGCGCGCACCGGCGAGCGGCGCCGGTCGACGGCTCGATTCTCGAACGGACTTGCGTCTTCGAGGATCCTCGCGCGGACGACCGAGTCGATCGCCTGCACGAACTGATCGACAATCTCGATTCTCTGAACCGCGCATTGATGCTGCTCTATCTCGACGATTATCCGTATGCGGAGATCGCCGCGATTCTCGGCATCTCCGAAACGAACGTCGCAACGAAGATTGCGCGTATCAAGACTTCCTTCAAACGCACTCTAGTGGCAAATGGAGAATAA
- a CDS encoding MFS transporter, with protein MKPRWVLVAAILGSSMTFIDGTAVNVSLPVIQRELHATAAQTQWIIEGYALFLSALILLGGALGDVYGRRRVFAAGIVLFALASLGCALANGIAVLIAARCIQGIGGALSMPASLALLSAAYDGRERGRAIGLWSGLSALTSAAGPLLGGWLTQTFSWRYVFLINLPIAIVALLVVALRVPESRDDSAARHIDLTGAALATLGLGSLVYGLIETNGQRASSIALAAIAAGVVLLLFFVLFERRARDPMVRCDLFASSTFSAANIYTFLLYAAIGGSLYFVPFVLINVHHYSPLEAGAALLPFVSIMVAASRWSGGLVGRIGPRTPLVLGATLAALGFCAYAVPGIGGSYWTTFFPAAALLGFGGALFVAPLTTTVMGSVPVAHAGVASGVNNAVARTAGLLGIAILGIVVTNAATYLNGFRGAMTVSALISLMAAAVAAKGFPRYVNRAH; from the coding sequence GTGAAGCCGCGGTGGGTATTGGTCGCCGCAATCCTCGGCTCGTCGATGACGTTCATCGACGGCACGGCCGTGAACGTCTCCTTGCCCGTGATTCAGCGCGAACTCCACGCGACGGCCGCTCAAACGCAATGGATCATCGAAGGTTACGCGCTCTTCTTGTCGGCACTCATTCTATTGGGCGGCGCGCTCGGCGACGTTTACGGACGCCGGCGTGTTTTCGCCGCAGGCATCGTCCTCTTTGCGCTCGCGTCGTTGGGATGTGCGCTCGCGAACGGCATCGCCGTGCTGATCGCGGCGCGCTGCATTCAGGGAATCGGCGGAGCGCTCTCGATGCCGGCAAGCCTAGCATTACTCAGCGCCGCGTACGATGGACGAGAGCGGGGCCGCGCAATCGGTCTGTGGTCTGGATTGAGCGCACTCACCTCGGCGGCAGGGCCGCTGCTGGGCGGCTGGCTGACGCAGACGTTTTCCTGGCGCTACGTTTTCCTTATCAACCTACCGATCGCGATCGTCGCGCTGCTGGTGGTTGCATTGCGCGTGCCCGAAAGCCGCGACGACAGCGCGGCCCGCCACATCGACCTTACGGGTGCAGCACTCGCGACCCTCGGGCTAGGGTCGCTCGTCTATGGCCTGATCGAAACGAATGGCCAACGTGCTTCCAGCATAGCGCTAGCCGCGATCGCGGCCGGAGTCGTATTGCTTCTCTTCTTCGTTCTTTTCGAACGCCGCGCCCGCGATCCAATGGTACGCTGCGATCTCTTCGCGTCATCGACGTTTAGCGCGGCGAACATCTACACGTTCTTGCTTTACGCGGCAATCGGCGGAAGTCTGTATTTCGTTCCCTTCGTGCTGATCAACGTTCACCATTACAGCCCGCTCGAAGCGGGCGCCGCGCTCCTTCCCTTCGTCAGCATCATGGTTGCGGCGTCGCGATGGTCCGGGGGGCTCGTCGGCCGAATCGGTCCGCGAACGCCCTTGGTTCTCGGAGCAACTCTCGCCGCGTTGGGTTTTTGTGCGTACGCCGTGCCCGGTATCGGCGGATCGTATTGGACCACGTTCTTTCCCGCTGCAGCGCTTCTCGGCTTTGGCGGCGCGCTCTTCGTCGCCCCGTTGACGACCACCGTGATGGGATCCGTGCCTGTCGCACACGCCGGAGTTGCGTCGGGCGTCAACAATGCCGTCGCTCGCACAGCCGGCCTCTTGGGTATCGCCATCTTGGGAATCGTCGTAACGAATGCAGCAACGTACCTGAACGGATTCCGCGGCGCAATGACGGTTTCGGCCCTGATCTCGTTGATGGCTGCGGCGGTCGCCGCAAAAGGGTTTCCCCGGTACGTGAACCGCGCTCACTAG
- a CDS encoding proline dehydrogenase family protein, translating into MRLGARRFVAGESVEEFMPVARAAAGSGFSIAATLLGESVRDPGLAVSVADEYCRLLRTFAHERLDANVAFKLTHVGLDVDPELAYENAARIAAVAAQGGNTVRMDMEQSRYVDPTLAIYRRLRERFDNVGVVLQSYLYRSGSDLETLLPLHPNVRLVKGAYLEPPAVAYPRKCDVDANYRRLAEAALSGKGYTAIATHDPRIVADVERFAAEKGLPRRGRFEFQMLYGIATALARSLLERGYRVRLSIPYGASWFPYLMRRLAERPANLAFFLKGAFSS; encoded by the coding sequence ATGCGCTTAGGAGCACGGCGGTTCGTTGCCGGTGAGAGCGTAGAGGAGTTCATGCCCGTCGCCCGGGCCGCGGCCGGGAGTGGGTTTTCTATCGCTGCAACGCTGCTTGGCGAGAGCGTTCGCGACCCGGGTCTGGCGGTTTCGGTTGCCGATGAATACTGCCGGCTGTTGCGGACCTTCGCGCACGAGCGGCTCGATGCCAATGTCGCTTTCAAACTGACCCACGTCGGCCTCGACGTCGACCCCGAGCTCGCCTATGAAAATGCCGCGCGGATCGCGGCGGTTGCCGCACAAGGCGGAAATACGGTGCGAATGGACATGGAGCAGTCGCGCTACGTCGATCCGACCTTGGCAATCTACCGGCGTCTGCGCGAGCGCTTCGATAACGTCGGCGTCGTCTTACAATCGTATCTCTATCGCAGCGGTTCCGACCTAGAGACGTTGCTGCCGCTGCATCCAAACGTCCGTCTCGTCAAAGGTGCCTATCTCGAGCCGCCCGCAGTTGCGTATCCGCGAAAATGCGACGTTGATGCGAACTACCGCCGGCTCGCAGAAGCGGCGCTCTCCGGCAAAGGCTACACCGCCATCGCGACGCACGACCCCAGAATCGTTGCAGACGTCGAACGCTTCGCCGCGGAGAAAGGATTACCGCGGCGTGGGCGCTTCGAATTCCAGATGCTTTACGGTATCGCAACGGCGCTTGCCCGCAGCTTGCTCGAACGCGGTTATCGCGTGCGGCTTTCGATTCCTTATGGCGCGTCGTGGTTTCCGTATCTCATGCGCCGCCTTGCAGAACGCCCCGCCAATCTCGCGTTTTTTCTCAAAGGCGCGTTTTCGTCGTGA
- a CDS encoding dihydrodipicolinate synthase family protein, with translation MKGIWAAVLTPIDEHDSPDAGCALPYYRVLLQRGCDGIAVLGTTGEAMSFSVEQRVRYMEAIASSDLPIHRMMAGTGAASLADAVRLTRAAFAHGFKAALVMPPFFFRDAGDDGILAFFDALFSQVNPPASGVLLYNFPRMSGITFHLALVERLLTAFPQVIAGIKDSSNDARLQVELLARHPQLRVFPGSERDLLDAKRRGAAGCISGSVALWPELAAAVYAGENENDAAELARRRDSLGALPFIPAVRYLVARECGSEQWERAMAPHMPLTAKERCAEAPQGECG, from the coding sequence GTGAAAGGCATCTGGGCCGCCGTTTTGACGCCCATCGACGAGCACGATTCGCCCGATGCCGGGTGCGCGCTGCCATATTATCGCGTCCTCTTACAACGCGGATGCGACGGCATCGCGGTGCTGGGCACGACGGGCGAGGCGATGTCGTTTAGCGTCGAGCAACGCGTGCGCTACATGGAAGCGATTGCATCGAGCGATTTGCCGATCCATCGCATGATGGCGGGTACGGGCGCCGCGTCGCTCGCCGACGCGGTGCGACTCACGCGCGCTGCCTTCGCCCATGGCTTCAAGGCGGCGCTGGTCATGCCGCCATTTTTCTTTCGAGACGCAGGCGATGACGGTATTCTCGCCTTTTTCGACGCGCTCTTTTCGCAGGTCAATCCCCCCGCCAGCGGCGTGCTGCTCTACAACTTTCCGCGTATGAGCGGCATAACGTTTCATCTCGCGCTGGTCGAGCGTCTGCTTACCGCATTCCCGCAGGTTATCGCGGGAATCAAAGATAGCTCGAACGATGCGCGGTTGCAAGTGGAGTTACTGGCGCGGCATCCGCAACTGCGCGTCTTTCCTGGCTCGGAGCGCGATTTGCTCGACGCGAAACGACGCGGCGCGGCGGGCTGTATCTCGGGAAGCGTCGCGCTCTGGCCCGAACTCGCGGCCGCGGTCTATGCCGGTGAAAACGAAAACGATGCGGCCGAACTCGCTCGCCGGCGCGATTCGCTCGGCGCGCTTCCGTTTATTCCGGCGGTTCGCTATCTCGTCGCGCGGGAGTGCGGCTCCGAACAATGGGAGCGGGCGATGGCGCCGCACATGCCGCTAACGGCGAAGGAACGGTGCGCGGAGGCTCCCCAGGGCGAATGCGGTTAA
- a CDS encoding PQQ-binding-like beta-propeller repeat protein, with product MARVFGAPILALALTMSTFLPARAVDWPLFGFDSARSSFNSSETTLTVANVHGLREQWQTSLGAVADSTPILLQRVRIKRTYRTMLYQTTMSGATLGIDAASGSILWRFTTQGPHYTHSTPAADPSGNAIYAAGLDGKVHKLNAATGREIRTSGFPARVTRMPSSEAIESPLNVANGYLYATTSGYDGDAPPYDGHVVAVNLGSGKKTVFNSLCSDKHGLLGPNGCPQQRSGIWARGGAVVDPESSMNGRVYASTGNGDFNANAGGHNYGDSVVSLSADLGNLLGSYTPTDYQQLQNGDVDLGSTAPAMLPVQSTSQTPLMLAQGGKDAVLKLVNRAALPGLGNELQLLEMPQGLFSAAAVWTDASKNAWLFLGFSYVVEAYQLKTNGSGQSKLALMWQSSPGQTNGEGTSPVVANGIVFVAFDGALFALNAINGNVLWNSAKYGSSKSIGPVHWQSPIVVNGSVYCSDQNGNLTAFALGSLRAPFLRR from the coding sequence ATGGCAAGAGTATTCGGCGCACCGATCCTAGCGCTCGCCCTGACGATGTCAACGTTCCTTCCCGCACGAGCCGTTGACTGGCCGCTTTTCGGATTCGATTCGGCTCGCAGCAGTTTCAACTCGTCCGAAACGACGCTGACGGTTGCAAACGTTCACGGTCTGCGCGAGCAATGGCAAACCTCCCTGGGGGCCGTCGCCGATTCGACGCCGATTCTGCTGCAGCGCGTTCGCATCAAACGCACGTACCGTACGATGCTCTACCAAACGACGATGAGCGGCGCCACACTCGGGATCGACGCGGCCAGCGGCAGCATCCTCTGGCGCTTTACGACGCAGGGTCCGCACTACACCCACTCGACTCCCGCAGCCGACCCGTCCGGCAACGCAATTTATGCGGCCGGTCTCGATGGCAAAGTACACAAACTCAACGCCGCTACCGGCCGAGAGATTCGTACGAGCGGTTTCCCCGCGCGGGTGACGCGGATGCCCAGCAGTGAGGCAATCGAATCACCGCTCAACGTCGCCAACGGCTATCTCTACGCGACCACGTCCGGTTACGACGGTGACGCGCCGCCGTACGACGGGCATGTCGTCGCGGTCAACCTAGGCAGCGGCAAGAAAACGGTCTTCAATTCGCTCTGCAGCGATAAGCACGGCCTGCTCGGCCCGAACGGTTGCCCGCAGCAGCGGTCCGGAATTTGGGCGCGCGGCGGGGCAGTCGTGGATCCCGAGTCATCCATGAATGGCCGAGTCTACGCCTCGACTGGGAACGGCGATTTCAATGCGAACGCCGGCGGCCACAACTACGGCGATTCAGTGGTATCGCTCAGTGCCGATCTCGGCAATCTGCTGGGCAGTTACACGCCGACCGACTATCAGCAACTGCAAAATGGTGACGTCGATTTGGGAAGCACCGCGCCCGCGATGTTACCGGTCCAATCGACGAGCCAAACCCCCTTGATGCTCGCCCAGGGGGGCAAAGATGCCGTTTTGAAACTGGTCAACCGAGCCGCACTTCCCGGCCTCGGTAACGAGCTGCAGCTGCTCGAGATGCCGCAAGGGCTCTTTTCGGCTGCGGCGGTTTGGACGGATGCCTCGAAGAACGCGTGGCTCTTCCTTGGTTTCTCGTACGTCGTCGAAGCGTACCAGCTCAAGACCAACGGTTCTGGCCAGAGCAAACTCGCGCTGATGTGGCAGTCGAGTCCGGGACAAACCAACGGTGAAGGGACCTCTCCGGTCGTTGCCAACGGAATCGTCTTCGTCGCTTTCGACGGCGCCCTTTTTGCTCTCAATGCAATCAACGGGAACGTGCTCTGGAACAGCGCCAAGTACGGTTCGAGCAAATCCATCGGGCCGGTTCATTGGCAGAGCCCGATCGTCGTTAACGGCTCGGTCTATTGTTCCGACCAGAACGGCAATTTAACCGCATTCGCCCTGGGGAGCCTCCGCGCACCGTTCCTTCGCCGTTAG
- a CDS encoding VIT1/CCC1 transporter family protein: MSEHRDAADLAPPVENVVVDVPGWQKIRPRIPDTQQRRTLEKRRSVREIVFGVQDGILTTLGIITGVGVAENERAAVLISGFLALLAGALSMGVGEYLGRKAEREVVQATIDMEKREMAADPQGEFSEQVAFYKLKGFSADEAEMIVRRLTQHPDIYLYEMVRDEFGIDPREAEDSGLRGPIAMGVSFGVGSLIPIVAFLLPLTVFVSTLTSLCFALVGLFGVGYYAGTLSERSAAGKGFEVAAYGCAVFAISYLVGHFIPPLFGHAPVAVGG; this comes from the coding sequence ATGTCCGAACATCGCGACGCCGCCGATCTGGCACCACCCGTTGAAAATGTCGTCGTTGACGTTCCGGGCTGGCAGAAGATTCGTCCGCGAATTCCCGACACGCAACAGCGTCGCACGCTGGAGAAGCGGCGCAGCGTCCGCGAGATCGTCTTCGGCGTGCAGGATGGCATTCTCACCACGCTGGGCATTATCACGGGCGTTGGTGTCGCCGAGAACGAGCGAGCCGCGGTCCTCATCAGCGGATTCTTGGCGCTGTTGGCGGGGGCGCTCTCAATGGGCGTCGGTGAGTATCTGGGCCGGAAGGCGGAGCGAGAGGTCGTCCAGGCGACCATTGACATGGAAAAGCGCGAGATGGCCGCCGATCCACAGGGCGAGTTCAGCGAACAGGTTGCGTTCTATAAACTCAAAGGCTTTAGCGCCGATGAGGCCGAGATGATCGTCAGACGCTTGACGCAGCATCCCGACATCTACCTGTACGAGATGGTGCGCGACGAGTTCGGCATCGACCCGCGCGAAGCCGAAGACAGCGGATTGCGAGGCCCGATCGCAATGGGTGTCTCATTTGGAGTGGGCTCGCTCATTCCAATCGTCGCTTTCTTGTTGCCGCTAACGGTCTTCGTCTCGACCTTGACGTCGCTTTGTTTTGCTCTCGTCGGTCTCTTCGGCGTCGGCTATTACGCCGGCACGTTGAGCGAGCGCAGCGCAGCCGGGAAGGGTTTCGAAGTGGCCGCCTACGGTTGCGCCGTCTTCGCTATCTCGTACCTAGTTGGGCATTTCATTCCACCGCTCTTCGGACACGCGCCGGTTGCGGTCGGCGGCTAA
- a CDS encoding permease, with product MPIVDALVAGVAHAAAFFWDSLFGLIFGFLISAVAQVMLTPAAMHRYLGGGIKGLLYGAGFGIISSACSYGAAAAARGFYRNGADVRAVFAFLISSTNMNVAILILFWSLLGWKFAFAEFFGGVIIIAVVTIGCTLLFRGGELERLQAQYVNAADVTQARDAGGCAHHSCEESPRRRWDAVAATALGDVGMLRTELITGYLIAGFAAALIPASWLSNALHAVGAVPIAGYTLLLLVGLLLAIATFVCSMGNVPVARFLANAGIPLGANTTFIYGDLLILPLVAIYRKSLPPRIAWSFVALFAVGAMLAGAVMERLVGSTSGAPHMGSMSLNDRFTLISNTIALAAVGALAFAASPRKRPA from the coding sequence ATGCCCATCGTCGACGCGCTCGTCGCCGGCGTCGCGCACGCGGCAGCATTTTTTTGGGATAGTCTCTTCGGCCTGATCTTCGGATTTCTGATCTCGGCGGTTGCGCAGGTCATGCTGACGCCGGCGGCGATGCATCGCTATCTCGGCGGCGGCATCAAGGGCCTGCTGTACGGTGCCGGCTTTGGCATCATATCATCGGCATGTTCGTACGGTGCGGCGGCGGCGGCGCGGGGCTTCTATCGCAACGGCGCCGACGTGCGAGCGGTCTTCGCCTTCTTGATCTCGTCGACGAATATGAACGTGGCGATTCTCATTCTCTTTTGGTCGCTGCTCGGCTGGAAGTTTGCGTTCGCCGAATTCTTTGGCGGAGTCATTATTATCGCCGTCGTCACGATCGGCTGTACGCTGCTCTTTCGCGGCGGCGAGTTAGAACGTTTGCAGGCGCAATACGTGAACGCCGCCGACGTGACGCAGGCTCGCGACGCCGGTGGGTGCGCGCATCACTCGTGCGAAGAATCGCCGCGGCGACGATGGGATGCCGTGGCCGCCACTGCGCTCGGCGACGTTGGGATGCTTCGCACCGAGCTGATCACCGGCTATTTGATTGCCGGATTTGCCGCCGCATTGATCCCGGCAAGCTGGCTGTCAAATGCGCTTCATGCAGTCGGTGCGGTTCCCATCGCCGGGTACACGCTGCTCCTGCTCGTCGGGCTGCTGCTCGCGATAGCGACCTTCGTTTGCTCGATGGGAAACGTACCCGTCGCGCGATTTCTTGCCAACGCCGGCATCCCGCTCGGCGCGAACACCACCTTTATCTATGGTGACTTGTTGATTCTGCCGCTCGTCGCCATCTATCGGAAGTCGCTCCCGCCGCGCATAGCCTGGAGCTTCGTCGCACTTTTTGCAGTCGGCGCAATGCTTGCCGGGGCCGTCATGGAGAGGCTCGTCGGCAGTACCTCGGGTGCCCCCCACATGGGGTCGATGAGCCTCAACGATCGCTTTACCTTGATCTCGAATACGATCGCGTTGGCCGCCGTTGGCGCGCTGGCGTTTGCCGCCTCACCGCGCAAGCGCCCCGCGTAA
- a CDS encoding sigma-70 family RNA polymerase sigma factor yields the protein MERVRARDTAAFEAIYDRYHRLVYGVALRVLSDPIAAEDVTQAVFMKVWSDPTLFRDGNFGAWIARIARNRAFDVVRGRALHGESEFPASLPADDTLEDTALAHIDAAQVRAALGNLPPEQREPIELGFFGGVTQEQIARQTGLPLGTVKTRMRTGLRKLRNALEGVLTL from the coding sequence ATGGAGCGAGTGCGGGCCCGTGATACCGCCGCGTTTGAAGCGATCTACGATCGCTATCATCGGCTCGTCTACGGCGTGGCGTTGCGGGTACTTTCCGACCCGATTGCTGCCGAAGACGTGACCCAAGCGGTTTTCATGAAGGTTTGGAGCGATCCGACCCTCTTTCGCGATGGCAACTTCGGCGCGTGGATCGCGCGCATCGCCCGCAACCGAGCTTTTGACGTCGTCCGCGGACGTGCGCTTCACGGCGAGAGCGAGTTTCCGGCCTCCTTACCGGCCGACGATACGCTCGAAGACACCGCGCTGGCTCATATCGATGCCGCGCAGGTTCGAGCGGCGCTCGGCAACCTGCCGCCCGAACAGCGCGAACCGATCGAGTTGGGATTTTTCGGCGGCGTCACGCAGGAGCAGATCGCGCGACAGACCGGATTGCCGCTCGGGACGGTCAAGACCCGCATGCGAACCGGCCTTCGCAAGTTGCGCAACGCGCTCGAAGGTGTGTTGACGCTATGA
- a CDS encoding anti-sigma factor encodes MMSHDEMLDNVAAYALGVLSPAQAAMTARHLETCEQCREEYRFLRPAVTAIAYSAQAEGAQAPAIPSALLKARIMKQVRATTPRRFPMHVWPAYAVAAACLALAIIAGAADFRLNARLDRDRAQLAAQAAVMADLSAPDSQRYAFAGGQVFTRGERLYIAMHDLPQPPRGRVYQAWTLAKGAKTVAPSLTFLPAAGRVAIVKLPQNATNVAAVAVSVEPVGGSKQPTTKPIALVRI; translated from the coding sequence ATGATGTCACACGACGAGATGCTCGACAACGTCGCCGCGTATGCGCTCGGCGTACTCTCTCCCGCGCAAGCGGCGATGACTGCGCGCCATCTGGAGACGTGCGAGCAATGCCGCGAAGAGTATCGTTTCTTGCGTCCGGCGGTGACCGCGATCGCCTACTCCGCGCAGGCTGAGGGAGCGCAAGCGCCGGCGATTCCTAGCGCGCTGCTCAAAGCGCGTATCATGAAGCAAGTCCGGGCGACGACTCCCCGCCGGTTCCCGATGCACGTTTGGCCGGCATACGCCGTCGCCGCCGCGTGTCTGGCACTCGCGATAATCGCCGGCGCCGCGGATTTCAGGCTCAACGCGCGGCTCGACCGCGACCGCGCGCAGCTGGCGGCGCAGGCGGCGGTCATGGCCGATCTTTCGGCACCCGATTCGCAACGCTACGCTTTTGCGGGCGGTCAGGTGTTCACCCGCGGCGAGCGCCTCTACATCGCGATGCACGATTTGCCGCAGCCGCCGCGCGGGCGCGTCTATCAGGCCTGGACGCTCGCAAAAGGCGCCAAGACCGTCGCGCCTTCTCTCACCTTTCTCCCGGCAGCCGGAAGAGTGGCGATTGTAAAGCTTCCGCAAAACGCGACCAATGTCGCCGCCGTGGCCGTCAGCGTCGAACCGGTGGGCGGTTCGAAACAGCCGACGACAAAACCAATTGCGCTCGTGCGCATCTGA